A single region of the Candidatus Manganitrophaceae bacterium genome encodes:
- a CDS encoding bifunctional precorrin-2 dehydrogenase/sirohydrochlorin ferrochelatase: MRYYPIFLDLKARRAVVVGGGPVAERKVATLLKAGADVTVVSPEVTRRLAAWVSRKKIRHIQRAYRKGDLDQAAIAFTATDRDRVNQAVEDEAEQKKVWINVADQSVPGNFILPALYTKRDVTVAVSTGGKDPRRSVKIRDSLKGVII, encoded by the coding sequence ATGCGTTATTACCCTATTTTCCTTGATTTGAAAGCACGGCGCGCGGTTGTCGTTGGAGGCGGGCCTGTGGCCGAACGGAAGGTGGCCACCCTACTGAAGGCCGGTGCCGATGTGACGGTTGTCAGTCCGGAGGTTACACGTCGCCTGGCCGCCTGGGTCTCCCGGAAAAAAATCAGGCACATTCAGCGGGCTTACCGAAAAGGGGATCTAGATCAGGCCGCCATCGCTTTTACGGCGACCGACAGAGATCGAGTGAATCAAGCCGTCGAGGACGAAGCCGAGCAAAAAAAGGTGTGGATCAACGTTGCTGATCAATCTGTGCCGGGTAATTTTATTCTCCCGGCCCTTTATACCAAGCGTGATGTCACGGTCGCGGTCTCTACCGGGGGGAAAGATCCCCGCCGCTCCGTCAAGATAAGAGATTCCCTAAAAGGAGTTATCATTTGA